From the genome of Gracilimonas sp., one region includes:
- the flhB gene encoding flagellar biosynthesis protein FlhB, with translation MADNKSDQEKTEEPSQKRLDDARKEGNVSVSKEVSSVALMVTAIISFVSMSGLIGDRLTKLFESFFSNAGTGFADQEEATRYLQDALWAGMEMIAPMMVALLVMAVLVNVVQTGGVFSFEALQFKGSKMNPLKGLKNIFSTKGLVELVKGMLKLFIILIVAYFTMRSDVNHFVSFIISPLDYSMSQSGSFILLFVTRIMAALLILSIADAVYQRFQHKKDLRMTKQEVKDEYKQMEGDPHVKGQRRKFGMKLRQQKRMDHAVLASDVVVTNPTHYAVAIKYDPEKSNAPIVMVKGKRLRALRIKELAKQYGIPIVENVPVARALYATAEEDEFIPADLYRAVAEILAYVYKLKNKHKV, from the coding sequence ATGGCAGATAATAAATCAGATCAGGAAAAAACGGAGGAACCCTCCCAGAAACGCCTCGATGATGCGAGGAAGGAAGGGAATGTAAGTGTCAGCAAGGAGGTGTCCTCCGTTGCACTGATGGTTACGGCTATTATATCGTTTGTATCTATGAGCGGTTTAATCGGAGATCGGCTTACCAAACTGTTTGAATCATTCTTTTCAAATGCAGGTACCGGTTTCGCCGACCAGGAAGAAGCAACCCGTTATCTTCAGGATGCACTTTGGGCAGGCATGGAAATGATCGCGCCGATGATGGTTGCACTTCTTGTTATGGCTGTCTTGGTTAATGTGGTGCAAACCGGCGGGGTCTTTTCCTTTGAAGCCTTGCAATTCAAAGGCAGTAAAATGAATCCGCTCAAAGGACTCAAGAATATTTTTTCCACAAAAGGATTAGTTGAGCTTGTAAAAGGAATGCTAAAGCTGTTCATCATCCTTATCGTGGCTTACTTCACTATGCGAAGCGACGTCAACCACTTTGTTTCATTCATCATCTCCCCTCTTGATTACAGTATGAGTCAGTCCGGTTCATTCATCCTTTTATTTGTAACCAGGATTATGGCGGCCCTGCTTATTCTTTCCATTGCTGATGCAGTTTATCAGCGATTCCAGCATAAAAAAGACCTTCGCATGACCAAGCAGGAAGTAAAAGACGAGTACAAACAGATGGAAGGAGATCCTCACGTGAAAGGTCAGCGTAGAAAATTCGGAATGAAGCTGCGCCAGCAAAAAAGAATGGATCATGCGGTACTTGCTTCCGATGTAGTCGTCACCAACCCAACCCACTATGCGGTAGCCATTAAATACGATCCCGAAAAAAGTAATGCACCCATTGTAATGGTGAAGGGAAAACGACTTCGGGCTTTGAGAATTAAAGAGCTGGCCAAACAGTATGGCATACCAATTGTAGAGAATGTACCTGTAGCCCGTGCTCTTTATGCGACGGCAGAGGAAGACGAGTTCATTCCTGCAGACCTATATCGCGCCGTAGCAGAGATCCTGGCGTATGTTTATAAACTGAAAAACAAACACAAAGTATAA
- the flhA gene encoding flagellar biosynthesis protein FlhA has product MAFGGITTEKLKGTFFQTDVLISSSIIMILLIMIIPFPTQLMDFFLALNISLSLIVMLVAFYALKPLQFAVFPGMLLILTLFRLSLNVGTTRLILSEGYAGSIIESFGGFIVQGNFVIGIIIFAVLVIINFVVITKGATRIAEVAARFTLDAMPGKQMSIDADLAAGLLTDEEAKKKREEIAREADFYGAMDGASKFVRGDVIAGLLITFINIIGGLIIGTVQLGMPIGAAAAKYTLMTIGDGLVSQIPGLLISTAAGIMVSRAASEGNLGNELKFQLLGNPKTVIIGAVFVFFMGMLPGLPVIPFWSIAGFFLFMGLKNFQREEEERIEEEAAETKALSGKAEDPVENYLLMDTLELEIGYSLIPMVEANQGGDLLDRMTSLRKQLASELGIIIPSIRIRDNVQLDANHYTIKMRGIMQGDGELLPGYHLTLLPADFKPDIQGIETKDPTFGMDAIWVSGKNKSQAEKYGLSVIESGAVITTHLMEVLKKNAHKLVDRQMVKKLIDNIKEQHSALVEELIPDGMKVGEIQKVLKRLLRERVPVKDLVTILETLADYCHQTNNTDVLTEYCRAALSETITRQFANAENEVTVVMMDSNLESHLISQAQQGTLNSNTLGLTPETVEKLYKNASATFDNMIRQGFEPILLTSPVLRFTLFEFLAPILPDINVLSYNDISQDVQFKTFGRLKIEDNVKMNQSMAKTEQPAQQPEEHVLA; this is encoded by the coding sequence ATGGCCTTTGGCGGAATCACAACCGAAAAGTTAAAAGGAACATTTTTCCAGACGGACGTCTTAATTTCCTCCAGTATCATCATGATCCTGTTGATTATGATTATACCGTTCCCCACACAGTTGATGGATTTCTTCCTGGCGTTGAACATCTCCCTTTCCCTCATCGTGATGCTGGTGGCCTTCTATGCTTTGAAGCCTTTACAGTTTGCCGTTTTCCCCGGCATGCTTTTGATCCTCACCCTTTTCCGGCTTTCGCTTAACGTGGGAACCACCCGACTGATTTTAAGTGAGGGATATGCCGGTTCTATTATTGAATCGTTTGGAGGATTTATTGTTCAGGGTAACTTTGTAATCGGGATTATCATTTTTGCAGTTTTGGTGATTATCAACTTTGTGGTAATTACCAAAGGTGCTACCCGTATTGCTGAAGTAGCAGCCCGATTTACCCTCGATGCCATGCCCGGTAAGCAGATGTCGATTGATGCCGACCTCGCCGCCGGATTACTCACAGACGAAGAAGCCAAAAAGAAACGAGAAGAAATTGCCCGTGAGGCTGACTTTTACGGTGCCATGGATGGTGCGAGTAAGTTTGTCCGTGGAGATGTAATTGCCGGTCTCCTCATCACCTTTATAAATATTATAGGCGGTCTTATTATCGGAACCGTTCAGCTTGGGATGCCGATTGGAGCCGCAGCTGCAAAATATACCCTGATGACCATCGGTGACGGTCTGGTTTCTCAGATTCCCGGCCTTTTGATCTCAACGGCCGCAGGTATCATGGTATCTCGTGCTGCTTCAGAAGGAAACCTGGGTAATGAACTTAAATTCCAACTGCTGGGGAACCCTAAAACGGTAATCATAGGTGCCGTTTTTGTCTTTTTCATGGGAATGCTGCCCGGACTGCCGGTTATCCCATTCTGGAGTATAGCTGGTTTCTTCCTGTTTATGGGACTGAAAAACTTCCAGCGGGAAGAAGAAGAGCGAATCGAAGAGGAAGCAGCCGAAACAAAAGCATTATCTGGTAAAGCAGAAGATCCGGTAGAGAATTACTTATTGATGGATACTCTGGAACTGGAAATTGGCTACAGCCTGATTCCAATGGTAGAAGCCAATCAAGGGGGCGATTTACTGGATCGTATGACTTCACTCCGAAAACAGCTTGCTTCAGAATTAGGAATTATTATCCCTTCAATTCGAATCCGGGATAACGTTCAGCTGGATGCCAATCACTATACTATTAAGATGAGAGGCATTATGCAGGGCGATGGTGAACTGCTGCCCGGCTATCACCTCACGTTGCTTCCCGCAGATTTCAAACCGGATATCCAGGGTATTGAGACCAAAGACCCGACCTTTGGGATGGATGCCATTTGGGTGAGTGGAAAGAATAAATCACAGGCGGAAAAATATGGGCTTTCAGTAATTGAATCCGGAGCGGTGATCACCACCCACCTGATGGAAGTGCTGAAGAAAAATGCCCACAAGCTCGTTGACCGCCAGATGGTGAAAAAGCTTATTGATAACATCAAAGAGCAGCACTCTGCCCTGGTTGAGGAGCTCATTCCGGACGGTATGAAAGTTGGTGAGATCCAGAAAGTATTGAAGAGATTACTGCGTGAACGCGTCCCCGTTAAAGATCTCGTTACCATATTGGAAACACTGGCTGATTACTGCCATCAAACCAACAACACCGATGTTCTTACCGAGTATTGCCGGGCGGCTTTGTCTGAAACAATCACCCGTCAGTTTGCAAACGCAGAAAATGAAGTAACAGTAGTAATGATGGATTCAAATCTCGAATCTCATCTCATTTCACAAGCACAACAGGGAACTTTGAATAGCAATACCCTTGGCTTAACCCCAGAAACTGTTGAAAAATTATATAAGAACGCTTCGGCAACTTTTGACAACATGATCCGGCAGGGTTTTGAACCAATTTTACTGACTTCGCCGGTTCTCCGCTTCACCCTTTTCGAATTTTTGGCACCAATTTTGCCAGATATAAATGTGCTGTCGTACAACGACATTAGTCAAGACGTACAGTTTAAAACATTCGGCCGATTGAAGATTGAAGACAACGTAAAAATGAATCAATCAATGGCTAAAACAGAACAACCAGCGCAACAACCTGAAGAACACGTACTGGCATGA
- a CDS encoding P-loop NTPase: MKQSIELEQPFVFTVISGKGGVGKSMTSVNTATMLSKLGYKVALLDADLGLANCATLLNEPVSATVSTWIEGKCGIEDLLYYTSGITLVTGANEPGENKFKPDLFMDALDQVTLYLKQDHDFVIIDTPAGAGEMSLWALDISQVGILVLVDEPTAISDVYRLCKYVFNIDPEYHFASIVNYAESEETAQSTYQRFNTILNYFLNKQTQYFGFIPASDLVRQSVQRQKPLLQMEGPNSILKEFEFIAENVLAYAKNREKTLLKTVH; this comes from the coding sequence ATGAAACAGTCCATCGAATTAGAACAACCATTTGTATTTACGGTCATTAGCGGAAAAGGCGGCGTTGGAAAAAGTATGACCAGCGTCAATACGGCTACCATGCTGAGCAAACTTGGTTATAAAGTCGCATTGCTGGATGCTGATTTGGGTTTGGCCAATTGTGCAACCCTGCTAAATGAACCCGTTAGCGCCACTGTAAGTACCTGGATAGAAGGTAAGTGTGGAATTGAAGACCTGCTTTATTATACCTCAGGAATCACGCTGGTAACCGGGGCAAATGAACCCGGCGAAAATAAATTTAAACCAGACCTGTTCATGGACGCCCTTGACCAGGTAACTCTTTATTTGAAGCAAGACCATGACTTTGTCATCATTGATACCCCGGCCGGAGCTGGAGAAATGTCGCTTTGGGCACTGGATATTTCACAGGTTGGTATCCTGGTTTTGGTAGATGAACCTACGGCTATTTCCGATGTTTACCGTCTTTGTAAGTATGTATTCAATATAGACCCGGAATACCATTTTGCAAGTATTGTAAACTATGCGGAAAGTGAAGAAACCGCACAGAGTACCTATCAGCGGTTCAACACTATTCTGAACTATTTCCTGAATAAACAGACACAGTATTTCGGATTTATTCCTGCAAGTGATCTGGTAAGGCAATCGGTTCAAAGACAAAAACCCCTGCTGCAAATGGAAGGACCAAACTCCATACTTAAGGAATTTGAGTTTATTGCAGAAAACGTGTTGGCATATGCTAAAAACAGGGAAAAAACACTTTTAAAGACTGTACACTAA